The window TTAGTGGAATTATCATTTCACTTTTCTTCCAGCCATTTATTTATAAATTACAAGAAAAATTAAGTGATAAGCAGAATGCGTTACTACTAACTACTATCACAATTCTTATTTTTGCCTTGAGTGCTGGAAATTCGCTTTTAACTAGTTATAGTATCTTTGGTCTTTATTTAGTTTTGCCTTTTGCTTGGGGAATGCTTATTTCTAAGATTAAGGTATCTAAAAAGGTATTAGTCAGCTTAACCCTGGCAACTATCGTTTTATTGCCAGCAGTCTATTATTTAACAATTGCTTTAATGCCAATGCAGACGCCGCAAGGCTTTGTCTTTTCTCAGATGAATATGTCTTGGAACACTAGTCTGTTAATGGCTCCATCATCACCGTTAATGATTTTATTTGTGGTAACAGGCGCATTATTATTTAAAAAGTGGATGATTGGCGTTTCGCACAGATCTTTCTCAATCTTAATTCCAGCAATTATCTTTGGAACTACTTCCTATGGAATGACTTTGTGGAAGGAAAAATTGCAGCTTTTGCTTGCTCCTGTAAGTAAAAAAGTTACTGTTTTGTTGATTCTTTCTTTATTGCTTGCAAGTTTCATTATTAATTTCCTTTTTGTTAAATTTCTACTTTCAAATAAGCGTGTTCAGAGATTTTTGAATAAGTTTGATGAGAACAATTTAGATGGTCTTGTTAAGCTTTTAGAAGCAGGATTGGGATTTTTAAAGAAACATGGCAGATCAATTTTCTTATTTGTTTTCTTTATGCTCTTAAGTATTGTTGGCTTCTACACTGTTAGAGACATTCAATATGCAAGTGATTTCTGGTCTGCTTTAGTCTTTATCTTTACCAGTAAGTTTGGAACATTAGTCTTAGCGGGAATTTTCTTATTTGCAATTTATGAGATTTTCTATGTAATTACTACTAGATTTTGGGTATCCGCAAGTATTCCAACTGTTCTAGCTTTAGGAATCGCAATTGCGGATGGAATCAAGATGGATCTTAGAGAAGAGCCTGTCTATCCAAATGAAATTAGTGAGATAGTCAATTGGAAGACATTAATTCCAATGATTGGTGTACAGACTCTAATTTACATTCTTGTGGGAATTGCACTTTTGATTGCAATTATTGTTTATCTAGAGCTAAAGCACCCACATAACTTAAAGAGAAAGAAAAAGAGTTGGCTTGCTTTAATTGTTAGTCTTTTAATCCTGATTACACCGGTGTGGTTTAATGATGAAAATTCAGCAATTTATTATGTTTCAAAGGGTTTTGATAATAATCCTGACTTTAGAAATCCACCGGATAGTACAGCTAATAACGGTGCTGTCTTAACTTTCTTAGATTTCATCAAAGTGCCAATCATGGAAAAAGTTGATGGTTATTCTGAACATGCCATCAAGCAAATTACTAAAAAGTATGAAAAAGAAGCTGTTGCTATTAATAAGACTAGAAAGAACAAGTTATCCGATCAAACAATTGTCTTTAATCTTAGTGAAAGCTTTGTAGATCCAAAAGAATTCCCAGGAGTAAAAATTTCTAATAATGTTAGGGATCCGATGAAGTATATTCGTAGCTTAATGTCGCAAACGACTTCTGGCAAGATGCTTAGTGCTGGATATGGTGGCGGAACTGGAAACATGGAATATGAGTCCCTAACTGGATTTAATATGGGTAACTTTTCTAGTGCCTTAACTCCATATACTCAGGTAACCTCACGTTATAATTTTTATCCAACAATTGGGATGAATTTCCCTTATAGTAGTGCAATTCATCCTTTTAATGGTACTTATTATGGTCGAATTGATAATTATCGTCGGTTTGGATTTAATAAATTTGCTTACTTAGGTTCTAAATATAAGATATATGATCAAAAGTCGCTTGGAACTAGTCCGTATCTTTCTGATGAGACGGCTTATCAGAATGGATTAAGACAAATTAAGAGTAGAAAAAATGGTCAATTTATTAATTTGATCTCAATGCAAAACCATATGCCTTATGGCGATTACTATTCACAAAACCAATATAAAGATAATGTTAGTGGCTCTTCTCTTGCAGACGATAATGTTAAAACTAGTTTTGCTGCATATACTAAGGGAGTAGAATATACTGACAAGGCAGTGAAGAAGTTTATTAAAGAAATCGATGAAATTAATAAACCAATCACGCTTGTATTTTATGGCGATCACTACCCATCAATTATTGATCAATCGCTCTTATCTAAGTATCCAATTAAAATGCACTCTACTACTTACTTTATTTATTCAAATAAGTACGCTCGTGAGCACGGTGCTAAGAATAAGATTGTTCCAGATAAGTATGTTGCAACGAGTTCCTTTATTCCGATGGCTTTAGACCAAACTAATTCTAAAGTTACTGCTTACCAAGCATTACTTACTAGAATCTATAAAGATCTTCCTGCCATGACGATTAATTATAGCAGTAGTGATGGTTTTGAATTGATTGATCAGAATGGAAAGAAAGTTTCTGAAAAGAAATTAACTAAGAAACAAAAAGCATTGTTGAAAGACTATCAATTGATTCAATATGATATGTCAGCAGGGAAGGGATACACATTAGACGTCAAGGGCTTTTATAAATAAGCGGTTGACTAAAAGGCTATTCTCCCTTATTATCATAGGTAAATAAGAAGTAGCAGTTTAATTCAGCGTTCAGAGAACTAGCGGTTGGTGTGAGCTAGACAGGTTAAGCTTGCGAATTACAATAATGGGGTTGTTTCCTTATCAACAGTCTTAAGGCGCATTAAGCGCGAACGTGGGTGGTACCACGGCTAATGAAGTAATTTAGTCGTCCCTAGATTTCGAGAGAAGTCTAGGGACGTTTTTTGTTAGGAGAAAAAATTATGGCAAAATTTGACATTTTAGAAGATTTAAAATGGCGCGGTGCTATTAACCAAGAAACTGATGAAGAAGGTTTACGCAAGTACTTAGAAGAGCATGATGATTTAGCTCTCTACTGTGGAACTGACCCAACAGGCGATTCTCTTCATATTGGACACTTAATTCCATTCATGATTATGAAGAGATTCCAAATGGCAGGCTATCACCCAGTAATTTTGATCGGTGGAGGTACTGGTTCCATTGGTGACCCATCAGGTAGAAAGACTGAACGTGTTCTTCAAACTGCTGAGCAAGTTAAGCACAATGAAGAAAAATTAACTGCCCAAATGAAGAAGTTATTCGGTACTGAAAACTTTGAAATTAAAAACAATGCGGAATGGCTTGGTAAGCTTAACTTGATTGACTTCTTACGTGACTACGGTAAGTTTTTCCAAGTTAACAACATGATTAACAAGGATGTTGTTGCTAGTCGTTTGGAAAATGGTATTTCATTCACTGAATTTACTTACCAAATTTTACAAGCAATTGACTTCTATCACTTAAACAAAGACAATGGTGTTCAACTTCAAATTGGTGGTTCTGATCAATGGGGCAATATTACTGCTGGTATTGATTTGATTCACAAGCTTGAAGGTCAAGATCGTCCAGCATTTGGTTTAACTATTCCATTGATGCTTAAGGCTGATGGTACTAAGTTTGGTAAGTCTGCTGGTGGTGCTGTTTGGCTTGATCCAGAAAAGACTAGTCCTTATGAATTCTACCAATTCTGGATTAACCAAGACGATCGTGATGTTGTGAAATACCTTAAGTACTTTACTTTCTTATCTCGTGAAGAAATCGAGGACTTGGCTGAAAAGACTGAAAAAGAACCTTGGAAGCGAGCAGCTCAAAAGAGATTAGCAGAAGAAGTAACCAAGTTTGTTCATGGCGAAGAAGGCTTAAAAGAAGCTCAAATGATTACTGAAGCGCTATTCTCAGGTAACGTTAAGAGCTTGTCTGTGCCTCAAATTGAACAAGCTTTGAAGAACGCTCCAAGTGCTGAAGCAACCCACGAAGCTAAGAATATCGTTGAATTTTTGGTTGAAACTAAGATTGAACCATCTAAGCGTCAAGCACGTGAAGATGTTAAGAACGGTGCTATTTACGTAAATGGTGAACGTCAAAATGATATTGACTTCATTATTGAACCTGACAATGATTTTGATGGTAAGTACGTAATTATCCGTAAAGGTAAGAGAAAGTACACCTTAGTTAAAATTAAATAGTTAGTGAAAAAAGAAGACGAGGGATGGCTAGAAAGCATTCCTCGTCTTTTTTGTTATAATTAGGTGTAGATTAAATGTGTTTGCCGTTTTAGCTCAGGAGGTAGAGCACCGCCGTGGTAAGGAGGAGGTCCCCAGTTCAAATCTGGGAAACGGCTTAGTTATTGAATAAGCTTAGGCTAGCAGAAGCTTTTTTGATAAGCAATGTATTAAGGGATGGTCAAAACGACTGTCCCTTTTTATAATGGAATAAAACACTGTAATTTATGAAAGAAGAACAAATATGGCACATGAACTTACACTAGATGAAATTGCAAAATTTCAACAAGATTATCAACAAAACAAGCAAAATAAAATTGCCGAATTAGCTGTTGTGAATAACGGTGTGCAAAAGGCAAGTTTCAATAGTGAAGGAATTCGTGATTTAAACCGGA of the Lactobacillus isalae genome contains:
- a CDS encoding LTA synthase family protein, whose translation is MKTTLRKVFQWILLLCLLLGVLIQTLGFWNYNPTAVSTKTRIGMVISLIQLVVMVWYGMSYGNKEYSFKEAVKNWLEGVITLIIFYLVFVISLPQFFSAWNLWGIFFPVLTSTSALFSGIIISLFFQPFIYKLQEKLSDKQNALLLTTITILIFALSAGNSLLTSYSIFGLYLVLPFAWGMLISKIKVSKKVLVSLTLATIVLLPAVYYLTIALMPMQTPQGFVFSQMNMSWNTSLLMAPSSPLMILFVVTGALLFKKWMIGVSHRSFSILIPAIIFGTTSYGMTLWKEKLQLLLAPVSKKVTVLLILSLLLASFIINFLFVKFLLSNKRVQRFLNKFDENNLDGLVKLLEAGLGFLKKHGRSIFLFVFFMLLSIVGFYTVRDIQYASDFWSALVFIFTSKFGTLVLAGIFLFAIYEIFYVITTRFWVSASIPTVLALGIAIADGIKMDLREEPVYPNEISEIVNWKTLIPMIGVQTLIYILVGIALLIAIIVYLELKHPHNLKRKKKSWLALIVSLLILITPVWFNDENSAIYYVSKGFDNNPDFRNPPDSTANNGAVLTFLDFIKVPIMEKVDGYSEHAIKQITKKYEKEAVAINKTRKNKLSDQTIVFNLSESFVDPKEFPGVKISNNVRDPMKYIRSLMSQTTSGKMLSAGYGGGTGNMEYESLTGFNMGNFSSALTPYTQVTSRYNFYPTIGMNFPYSSAIHPFNGTYYGRIDNYRRFGFNKFAYLGSKYKIYDQKSLGTSPYLSDETAYQNGLRQIKSRKNGQFINLISMQNHMPYGDYYSQNQYKDNVSGSSLADDNVKTSFAAYTKGVEYTDKAVKKFIKEIDEINKPITLVFYGDHYPSIIDQSLLSKYPIKMHSTTYFIYSNKYAREHGAKNKIVPDKYVATSSFIPMALDQTNSKVTAYQALLTRIYKDLPAMTINYSSSDGFELIDQNGKKVSEKKLTKKQKALLKDYQLIQYDMSAGKGYTLDVKGFYK
- the tyrS gene encoding tyrosine--tRNA ligase, which translates into the protein MAKFDILEDLKWRGAINQETDEEGLRKYLEEHDDLALYCGTDPTGDSLHIGHLIPFMIMKRFQMAGYHPVILIGGGTGSIGDPSGRKTERVLQTAEQVKHNEEKLTAQMKKLFGTENFEIKNNAEWLGKLNLIDFLRDYGKFFQVNNMINKDVVASRLENGISFTEFTYQILQAIDFYHLNKDNGVQLQIGGSDQWGNITAGIDLIHKLEGQDRPAFGLTIPLMLKADGTKFGKSAGGAVWLDPEKTSPYEFYQFWINQDDRDVVKYLKYFTFLSREEIEDLAEKTEKEPWKRAAQKRLAEEVTKFVHGEEGLKEAQMITEALFSGNVKSLSVPQIEQALKNAPSAEATHEAKNIVEFLVETKIEPSKRQAREDVKNGAIYVNGERQNDIDFIIEPDNDFDGKYVIIRKGKRKYTLVKIK